Below is a genomic region from Pseudochaenichthys georgianus chromosome 13, fPseGeo1.2, whole genome shotgun sequence.
ctgaacccgacaactccgccctctatgttagaggcagagctggagtatgacgggggatcaacaccaatctcccggtgggaggtcactgaggtcgttaaacaactccacagtggcaaagccccgggggtggatgagatccgcccggaaatgctgaaggctctgggtgttgagggactgtcatggttgacacgtctcatcaacgttgcgtggaagtcggaaacagtgccgaaggagtggcagaccggggtggtggtcccccttttcaaaaagggggatcagagggtgtgtgccaattacagaggcatcacactactcagcctccccgggaaagtttactccaaggtacttgaaaggagggtcaggccgattgtcgaacctcagattgaggaggaacaatgcggattccgtcctggtcgtggaacgacggatcagctttttactctcgcaaggatcctggagggggcctgggagtacgcttatccggtctacatgtgttttgtagacttggagaaggcgtatgaccgggttcccagggagttactgtgggaggtgctgcgggagtatggggtgagggggtctctactcagggccatccaatctctgtactcccaaagcgagagctgtgtccgggtcctcggcagtaagtcggacccatttccggtgagggttggcctccgccagggctgcgctttgtcaccaatcctgtttgtaatatacatggatcggatttcgaggcgtagtcgtgggggggggggtctgcagttcggtggagtaaggattgcaccactgctttttgcagatgatgtggttctgatggcttcatcggtctgcgaccttcagcactcactggatcggttcgcaaccgagtgtgaagcggctgggatgaggatcagcacctccaaatctgaggccatggttctcagcaggaaaccgatggactgtccactccaagtagggaatgagtccttaccccaagtgaaggagttcaagtatctcggggtcttgttctcgagtgagggaacaatggagcgtgagatgggccggagaatcggagcagcgggagcggtattgcagtcgctttaccgcaccgttgtgacgaaaagggagctgagtcagaaggcaaagctctctgtctaccgggccattttcgttcctaccctcacctatggtcatgaaggatgggtcatgaccgaaagaacgagatcgcggatacaagcggccgagatgggtttcctccgccgggtggctggtgtctcccttagagataaggtgagaagttcggtcatcagggagggactcggagttgagccgctcctccttcgcgtcgaaagaagccagttgaggtggttcgggcacctagttaggatgccacctgggcgcctccctagggaggtgttccaggcacgtccagctgggaagagaccaaggggtagacctaggaccaggtggagggattatatctcttcgctggcctgggagcgccttgggatcccccagtcagagctggttgatgtcgccagggaaaagaaagtttggggctctctgctggaactgctacccccgcgacccgaccacggataagcgggagaagatggatggatggatggatggaagatatgaatgaacaacacaaataaaataaattgcattcatttgttattggctatggtaggttattggttatgttcacatatacttatttgattacatccacttgtctaagatgacaacagagactttcgacccaaacccagctgttgacttgtggatgcaagcaTCTAATcacagactcaaccagagagaaagtagtaggcctacatcatcagctaccatgtctgacagagaggaagacagtgaggagaacagtcaggagggtagtgatgcttgtaggattactggtcgtgctaatgttgtcttgtgttcacctctgcatgtgtgttctgtgttcacctctgcatgtgtgttcagtgttcacctctgcatgtgtgttcagtgccgtttgtctggcaaataaagtcaagacccctcaaaagttacggtttatttcattttaaggatgagcaccaagcaacatctccaggtgctcctttgagaaccaggtataaaagttatgtgcacccctgcttATAAGATCCTATTCTACTATAAACTGTGTAatttaacaatcatattatattattagatGCAAGCCAAACCATAACAATTAAATAAAGTAGTTTTTTCTGGGTTTAtaactttctttcttttttattagCCACTTATAAATGCTTTCACAAACTAACTGCTTCAACAAATACTGCAACAGGATCCTATGTCCCCATGCACTGAAATATGTTAATGACAAACATCATGGTGTATGACGATAGCATGTAAATAATGCATCTCTGGAGGAACCTGGCATGAATCAAAGAGATGTGAACtgggccaaacacttcagataaGGGAAGAACATCTCAGAGATGTTGTTCATCATCAAGTGAACTGAAATCTGATGAACACATTCTTAGGTGAGGTGAgagctattttattttaaaggttATATGTGTTTTGAATACAGTATAAATAGTATGTTCAAATGGGTGGATACCAAGGGTATATAATtgtatatttacaaatgtgAGGTTTTACTTTAATTATCCAGCATTTACTTATTTACAGTACCCTGCTCTTTAGCTATGTTGTATTCTTATTCCTTTTCAATTGTCATTGTGTTTTTTTGAGGATGTCCTTTTTTTGTGTACAcagatttaatgttgtttttctttcttacAGGTTTGCGAGAGATGTTTGCTTAATAGTGCATATTTGCAGAATGCATAATCTGACTGAATTAACAGGCAATGCAACGTCACACACAAGCCTCTCTGTGATCATCAAGGTGTGTGTGGTCATCCCTTTCTTCTGCATCTTCCTCTGTTGCATTGTTGTCATGCTGCGCATCTTTGCAACTAACAGGCACTTCCTGGACACCTCCCGTTATATCCTGTTTGCCTACATGCTGATTAACGACACTCTCCAGCTCTTGTCCTCTGTGATCCTTTTCCTCTTGGTCATGTGTCTGGTAACATTTCCTACTGTCTACTGTGTTCCTCTGCTGTTACTTTCCACTTCCACATTCATAAACACAACTTTAATCCTGGCCACTATGTCACTGGAGCGCTATGTGGCGATCATCTACCCACTGCAGCGCCCAGCAGCCTGGTGCTCTGACCGTATCTGGATCATAATTCTGTCCATTTGGTTTCTCAGCTTTATTTTCCCTATGATTGAATACTCTATTGGGGAAAGAGATCCTGCTGTGGATATCCTCTCCACACCTGTGCTCTGCAAACCCATTTATATCAACTCATCTCCAATCCAGGCATTTTTCCGAGCTGCTGTTATTAATCTCTTCTTTGCTGTAGTATCTGTTGTTATCCTCTTTACATACATAAAAATCCTGCTGAAAACAAGAAAGATGAGACAGGATAAGGTTTCTGCCAGCAAAGCCAAGCACACTGTGCTGCTGCACGGCTTTCAGCTGCTCCTGTGCATGTTGGCCTTCACTCTTCCCATAACTGAAAGTATCATGGCGCCACATGTCAGCTGGCCACCAGAGGATATCGCCTTTTTTAATTATTTCTGTTTCATCCTTATACCACGCTTTCTCAGCCCACTAATCTACGGCTTTAGAGATCAGACGCTCAGGGACTGCTTTGGGAAAACCTTTCTCTGCTGCTCAAACAAAGCCAACCCAGTGTAAGGGGCAGGCTGCAGAACAATTTACCTGTTTCTTGAGCTGGTTTATTTAGTTTTGAGTTCTCAAATGTAATGCACAAatgtaataatatgtatttgtgATGTTTAAACAGCGTTTCTGCAGGTTTTTGGATCATCATCATTGGGAAAAGTTCCATAAAAAGAGTTTTAAATCCTATTTAAAAGTCTTCTATTCAATTAACCAATATAGTAATTAACAATACTTTTGAAAAGCTGTGCAAGTGCTGATTTTTTCAGAAActtcaatacatttgaatgaATTACTCTTTTTTAAGTCTGATAAATCCATTCATCCATTTTATACCAATGTTCTGTATCCAAGTCACATTCATTTAATTAATTATAAGAAATTATTTTACACACATCTGGGAAATTAACCTCTGGTAACCTCTAAAAAGCAAACATTGCAGAAACTTTGGGACTTTTGCTGACAAGATCAACAGCTGGTTATAGATTGACTGCTGTTAAACATAAACCAGGCACTGACTGTTTTTGTGACAGCTGCATCAGAAAAGAGAATTCAATTGTATGACTGAATTTATATCTTACCTAAAGTCTGGCATCTGCTGCTGGTATTCAATCGCTTATCTTTCATGAGCATGCaggactgtgtgtgtggttggttGCACGTTAGCTAATGGTTCAGGCCTTCTGTAGGGAGTTGTTATACAGATATTTAAAGTCATAAAATCACAAAAATATAACATTTCCGTGCAGAATAGTACACTACATGAAGAAATCAGAGTCCTGTCGCAGATGAAAAACTTTAGTTTGAATACATACTGTATACAAATAAGAAAAATGTCATTGTGTGTCAGCCCtcatgtatatttaaaaaatatttccaTTGCATGGTGGTGACATTATCCATATTAAAATAATAGGAAATACAAAGTTTAACCCTGAAAACTGCTTTCCCAAATGTGCAAATTACACCTGAATGTGTCATTAAAGTAtgttaaaataatgttttgtacTAACTCAATATTTTCATTCCATAAGAAAAGAATAAATAGTGTATTAAGATATTTGCATTGTGGTGCATTCATATCACTAGGTTTATAATAATATGCTATGAGAAAACTAAATCAATTTTTTTGTAGGAAAATATTAAAGTGGTCACTTGTAAATCCTTTGTTGGCCTATGTATTTGTGACTTTGGAGTACACACCAtatacatttcatttaaaactatttatatatattaataatatgttatgattattaaaaaatattcaCCACAATGAATTCATCTGCAGCTTGTGAATGGCAGTTTGGTTGTTATGCATGTCATTCACCTGCAGGTGTCGCACTGACTCCAAACTTAATATCTAatgtattaaaggtcccatgtcatggccatttcgactgatcataattccattgttgaggtatactagaatatatttatactgtgcaattttccaaactcacattggtttctcatacagcatctctgtatagtatgtgtattcactctctgtcataaacggcttgttggagctcctgcttcTGTCTTTAGGACATTGTTGTGAGTTTGGACGGAGCagatacaggttagtttagcctgatctgATCGAATGGAGATCGCTCCATTCAgagaacacgcattttaaaagtttTTCGCCTTCCATCTTGCGTTCTCACTTGTCAaagcatggtttttactaaccgttatcagtatttagttacttcggcatcattttgaaacgtatattacaattaaatcacggtaaaatgtacatgtgtatttacatttaaattaaaaattTCACCGGCCATGCCGTCATGGCCGCCGGTGAAAATCCTGCCCTGGTACACTCACTTTTCCAGATGGACAGGTCGTTCAGATGTGTAGGCGGCCACCCCAGACAAGCTGTCGTGTGACCCACACCATTATAACACAGACAACCGAGACAGTGACCGACGCCGTTGCTTGTTGCGACCCCCAGATGACGGCACCTGCACAAACCCCCACCCTGCCGACCCTGGACCCTTGCCTTCACCCAGTCATTGCTGCAGAACCTGTCGCAGACAGTGGcggcaccagagtatttttgttgggtaatctgtggtaagtcagtatttgcgatgtaattacatacacgctatatcgccccccttgacagtgaaatgccacgcgtgaggtttagattatttccctgtctcaatccaaattgaactgtatgaaataaaaagggacATTTGTAGTAAAtcaaaagggcgacctggagccaatcctacaatttccccacaagtgaaagagttaacatgctgaaaacccaacccctaaggggggtctggggggattcacCCCAGGAGGTATTTTTGAAATaccaacataaaatacacattctggtactctcttgagaagaaaaataaataaatctattactacacgacatatttaaaaaaatgaatgccatttttgttactttgttctgaaagctgaaactGCTGCTCCGAGAAGGTCCTCGCTGCGGAACGAGGAATGGGGCGGGGTCGGATAAAAGGCGGGGTTGGATGTCCGACCCCGCCCAGAGAAGAGTtatgacatctccgttcactccaatggaccagttttttatagcaatggcggatcgtggagcctctgaGAGGATCTGCGGCTAGCAGCGCAGTAGAGTtgtagcataatagaccgttggtgatggacttttaaaggtaagaagacgtttaaagatttatattgcggatattatcagaacATCTGAATTAAATTAACtacacatgtgtattaaaggatgttagtGGATTATCCCCTCAATCAGTATATTTaatgtttacagataacagattaggcTAGAATGCCGgataaagttagcaacacacgttaaccACGAACAGCCTATTAATCCGTTCTCCTCATGTTATTTCCTCCAGCGTTgtggaattagagaaaaggggcttcttaacgtgcttttatccggggtggagggagttacatattagttaattataacattggggcgtgtgattgtagtgggtggaggtggtgaaATGAGGATATCCATTTTGGAGTTCAAGCTAGTATATTATACGTTACACAATAATAAGGAAGAGAGCTATTTGTGTGATACATCGCTATTGATATGGATTTAGAGTGCATATTTGAGACTTCCAAACAGTAAACTAAAACGTAATTTatgggtgagtgtttttagcagagccatattgtgtccttgtgattctgttgattattacctgtctgtattatgttgcagctcagctgatgttggattgatggcaaagggagagtgaaaacacaaagtACGTTTAAAATAGGTCAGCAATTTCCCATCCTCTAGGTTGCTAGATGTATCTACCCCTTTCTCCggtctccctctttcagcacaagaaccccagggggattcaatggagcctgaagacCTGCAATGAACCtgcacctgagtctcaactcccacagctttgcaagcctctccctgttccttatttttattaaacagacgttaagcttcccaatggtgtggtcttcgttttgtgaaaaatatgattacctcacatatgttgttgctgttgttgtcttttgtgatagttaaattgctcctgctgacttgagccagccattctttgctcctctctgtgtcagtggggaaaccttacattcatactcctttctctgagcgcttggagcatccccaggcagcacagcatttATGTTCAGGTTCAaatttatttaatgttttttgagCAGTGCATTGATAAAGAAAACCTTAAGGTTCATGCCTGTTTTGAAGAGCGTGGTTGAATGTTTGCATCAGCAAAGCCTTTCACTGTTGTatagattatttttttttatatatatatatactaggtttgttttttttatatttactgtATTTGCTTTTTCGGTTCTGTTATCTTAATGATTGTTCTGTTATATGATAAAAGttgtaaataataaatgctttttctATCATTCTATGAAATGCAGTGCAATGTATCATTTGAAATATATGGACTAGATATGAGTATGCACAGAACTGACTAAATGAATaatcaataaaaacaaatattaaataatgaacttaaatacactaatatagaaaatatgactttttatacCACATTGCACATGTGGTATATTTAAATACATTCATGCATTTAATTAGTATGAAGTTTTTAAATTTAGTTTTTAAATTTTATTTAGTCGAGTGCAGATTTGTATTTGTACTTCTTGTAGTTGTCCAGCAGATGATGCTGTTTGTCTCATTAGGATATCCATACACCCCGCCCATCGGACGTCCAGCCCCGCCCACATCTGACCACGCCCCATTCCGCGTGCTGCAGTCAGGGCCTATAGGCTGCTCctctgcccctttcacaccagcgccttttcagctccggctcggagctagagcctgaaaagcgccgggttttcctgttcacaccgcagcggcgccggctcttagctccagaatccgcttcatttccagctccaaaaaagtgtcggtccagaggcaagagctttggagctaagaggcgacgtcgcttacgtctctcttacgtcgaggcgtgcaggaaactaaacccacctcccctgaacatgggtcgactgttatgcctgcctacaagcagtagtgcctataaacacactttataaagtcaggcaacactaaccaggcttcgtgtgattctgtttatttgtaccttactttgaccatccgttcgctgttatcgatcattgtggagagaggcagacgtgttgttttgtattattgcagctatcggatgcaagtagtcagtttagcttcggttgctatgctaacatcacccgttttataccagagaaactttcataacagcgttgtgataccaaacagtgtcaattcagactgacacacattcacttaggctaaggggaactggggatatgcatcagctgcttgtgtgagtcggacagtgaatactttagagcggccgctgcagtgtgagctaaccgggatctaacgggagaataaactcccgtggaagagcagccaatactgcagcggtcggtaaatgctgcagaaacacattaataaacaatgaaccacggcactctggagaaaagtataaggttggaaagtcgttattcaatttattctggcttcgtgtgattaaaagcaacacgatcatcgacccgacgcagttgttgttgttgttgtgagctgccgtaatggctgccgttggggagcaaatcagcgatgtaaacggtgacgtcatgacgcagcaggggaagctctggggcgccagtgggcggtgtgaacagagcgggagctgaaaagggaaaccggagctgaaccagaaaagctcccactcggagctagaaactgaaaagcgttGGCGTGAAAGCCGCATGTTCAGAGACAAGAggagaggctgtgtgaattactttacattgtggatagcccccattgttctgtgtgtcaaaatgaaagacagcccacacacctatcaatcatcaaaccgcggggtcttatttcattacgtgttgatttctatcaacgtaatgttgtatcgatgtatcgggacttcctgcaacaacaccacgccgttatcgtgattctgattggccagaagatattatcaaagatgttctattgagaagatgatcactacatgataggggtgtaacggtacacgtacccgtaccgaaattattcggtacgggcccttcggttcggtacacatgtgtaccgaagtgtaccgaactaatataacgttaaacgtaaaaaattgagaacgtgaacaacttcaacttaatttgctcccattgggctcatcgcgtcatagagcgagcaagtcatttcattggatgagagggcatgctatgagagctggtcacagggatgcgttcaaatttagtcagtaatttgaggaactgtcgaaaattaatggcgaacgcagataaagttgagctcgaaaatcctccagcatcattgaagtctccggtttgggaacattttggtttcgcagttacgtacaaggatgacggacaaagacaggtggaccgaaccaaagctgtttgtcggcattgttcaactaacattggttacgcggctggcaatacatcaaacgtgcacactcttgaaaaggcatcacccgaacgtgaatataaccggtaccaaaggaaaaaagactgaagtgcaaacccaactcccgctagcatttagcctccaccactcgcaaaaacttcagaccaaGCCAA
It encodes:
- the LOC117456991 gene encoding odorant receptor 131-2-like, with translation MHNLTELTGNATSHTSLSVIIKVCVVIPFFCIFLCCIVVMLRIFATNRHFLDTSRYILFAYMLINDTLQLLSSVILFLLVMCLVTFPTVYCVPLLLLSTSTFINTTLILATMSLERYVAIIYPLQRPAAWCSDRIWIIILSIWFLSFIFPMIEYSIGERDPAVDILSTPVLCKPIYINSSPIQAFFRAAVINLFFAVVSVVILFTYIKILLKTRKMRQDKVSASKAKHTVLLHGFQLLLCMLAFTLPITESIMAPHVSWPPEDIAFFNYFCFILIPRFLSPLIYGFRDQTLRDCFGKTFLCCSNKANPV